From Ignatzschineria sp. RMDPL8A, a single genomic window includes:
- the pepN gene encoding aminopeptidase N, producing MHETTLYRLEYEAPSFLIDSVDLTFELDPKKTLITARYTLTKNPDNPSRDFTLDGSDTLTLESFIQNGEMLDLKALRFNQEGGILLTDLSDTVTLEIQNSVSPENNHRLQGIFMTDGLFCSDCEPQGFRHITYFPDRPDVMATYRVKVIADKAYPVLLSNGNLLEEGEYDETRHYTIWHDPFPKPTYLFALVAGDLEFIEATHIRPDGSPVKLRIYAHKPFIAQCEFALGALKRAMKWDEERFGLVCDLDHYNIVAVNDFNGGAMENKGLNIFNAKFILADPDTATDEDFKTVEAVIGHEYFHNWTGNRITCRDWFNLSLKEGLTVFREQEFTADLHHRGIKRIEDVALLRTHQFAEDAGPLSHPVRPDECEKVENFYTMTIYEKGAEVIRLYQTILGHDGFNKGLKKYIEEFDGQAVTTDEFLYAMESANETHLTNFDRWYSQSGTPELHASIDFHPESETLRLALRQVLPDSKHQKNRAAQPIPIKYALFSQDGEMLLEEMLVFNENVQCVLFHGIKEKPVISLLRDFSAPVNLHFDYTLKELILILHAETDDFARWEAMQRIYELIIFEHSTTEDKARELFEVFEPLFANVRQSPEFYALLFTLPTVTALLPKMESADPLLLFGQINGITRQLAAHFEDRWLDLYEEFDGDSPAHRAIKNCALSYLAHIETNHPILEAHYMNATNMTDRKAAFTLAIEHDIAVKETLLTHFLETYRDYPTVIDSWFALQARNPNVSLPVVKKLTEHPQFSYKNPNRARSVIAGYGMNVVAMQRDMPASYAFHVGEIVKVDGINPQTAARLIGPYTRIGNYSSEDQAAILAPLNSLLESDTPLSNNLHEQIKRII from the coding sequence ATGCACGAGACTACGCTCTATCGCCTTGAATACGAAGCGCCCAGCTTTTTAATCGATTCCGTTGACCTCACCTTTGAGCTCGACCCGAAAAAAACGCTCATTACCGCGCGCTATACCTTAACGAAAAATCCTGACAATCCAAGCCGTGATTTTACCTTGGATGGAAGCGATACCTTAACGCTCGAATCCTTCATTCAAAATGGTGAAATGCTCGATCTTAAGGCTCTTCGCTTTAATCAAGAAGGTGGGATTTTACTTACGGACCTTTCCGATACGGTGACCCTTGAGATTCAAAACAGCGTCAGCCCTGAGAATAATCATCGTCTTCAAGGGATTTTCATGACCGATGGGCTCTTTTGCAGTGATTGCGAACCGCAAGGCTTCCGCCATATTACCTATTTCCCCGATCGCCCCGATGTGATGGCGACCTATCGCGTTAAAGTGATCGCCGATAAGGCTTACCCTGTTCTTCTATCGAACGGCAATCTTCTTGAAGAGGGTGAGTATGATGAGACGCGCCACTATACCATTTGGCACGACCCCTTCCCTAAACCCACCTATCTTTTTGCGCTTGTGGCCGGCGATCTTGAATTTATTGAAGCAACGCACATTCGCCCCGACGGCTCGCCCGTTAAACTTCGAATCTACGCCCACAAACCGTTTATTGCGCAGTGTGAATTTGCGCTTGGTGCGCTAAAACGTGCGATGAAATGGGATGAGGAGCGCTTTGGCCTTGTGTGCGATCTCGATCACTACAATATCGTTGCGGTGAATGATTTTAATGGCGGCGCGATGGAAAATAAAGGGCTCAATATCTTTAATGCCAAATTTATTCTGGCCGATCCTGATACCGCGACCGACGAGGATTTTAAAACCGTTGAAGCGGTGATTGGGCACGAATATTTCCACAACTGGACCGGCAATCGCATCACCTGTCGCGATTGGTTTAACCTCTCCTTAAAAGAGGGATTGACCGTCTTTCGCGAGCAAGAATTTACCGCCGATCTCCATCACCGTGGCATTAAACGAATTGAAGATGTTGCCCTACTTCGCACTCACCAATTTGCGGAAGATGCGGGCCCGCTTTCTCATCCTGTACGCCCCGATGAGTGTGAAAAGGTGGAGAATTTCTACACCATGACCATCTATGAAAAAGGCGCGGAAGTGATTCGCCTCTATCAAACGATTTTGGGCCATGACGGATTTAATAAAGGCCTGAAAAAATATATTGAAGAGTTTGACGGACAAGCGGTGACTACTGATGAATTTCTCTATGCAATGGAATCGGCCAATGAAACGCATCTCACCAATTTTGATCGCTGGTATTCTCAATCGGGAACGCCAGAGCTGCATGCTAGCATCGACTTTCACCCAGAATCAGAGACGCTTCGCTTAGCGCTCCGTCAAGTGCTTCCCGATAGCAAGCATCAAAAAAATAGAGCCGCGCAACCGATTCCGATTAAATATGCGCTCTTTTCGCAAGATGGCGAGATGCTCCTCGAAGAGATGCTCGTCTTTAATGAAAATGTGCAGTGTGTGCTCTTCCATGGCATTAAAGAAAAGCCGGTGATCTCGCTACTACGGGACTTTTCAGCACCGGTCAATCTTCATTTTGACTATACGCTCAAAGAATTAATTCTGATTTTACATGCCGAAACGGACGACTTTGCTCGTTGGGAAGCGATGCAACGCATCTATGAGCTGATTATTTTTGAGCATTCGACTACAGAGGATAAAGCCCGCGAGTTATTTGAGGTCTTTGAGCCGCTCTTTGCAAACGTGCGCCAATCACCTGAGTTTTACGCGCTGCTCTTTACGCTTCCTACCGTAACCGCGCTTTTGCCTAAAATGGAGAGCGCAGATCCGCTCCTTCTGTTTGGGCAAATCAATGGCATTACGCGCCAACTCGCCGCACATTTTGAGGATCGTTGGCTCGATCTTTATGAGGAATTTGATGGCGATTCACCGGCTCATCGCGCGATTAAAAACTGTGCGCTTAGCTATTTAGCCCATATCGAAACCAATCATCCGATTTTGGAAGCGCACTATATGAACGCCACCAACATGACCGATCGTAAGGCCGCATTTACCCTGGCAATTGAGCATGATATCGCGGTAAAAGAGACGCTTCTTACACACTTTTTAGAGACTTATCGCGACTATCCAACGGTGATCGATTCGTGGTTTGCCCTCCAAGCGCGTAATCCCAATGTATCCCTTCCGGTGGTGAAAAAGCTCACCGAGCATCCGCAATTTAGCTACAAAAATCCCAATCGCGCGCGCTCAGTCATTGCCGGATACGGTATGAATGTGGTGGCTATGCAACGGGATATGCCGGCATCATACGCGTTCCATGTGGGTGAAATTGTTAAAGTCGATGGGATTAATCCACAAACCGCTGCCCGTTTGATCGGTCCTTATACCCGAATCGGCAACTACTCAAGTGAGGATCAAGCCGCTATTTTAGCGCCGCTTAACTCCCTTTTAGAGAGCGATACCCCCCTTTCAAATAACTTACATGAACAGATTAAGAGGATTATTTAA
- a CDS encoding nitroreductase family protein, protein MSQTENFSLNDLMKNRRTIHHYEPTPVPEELIDEALSQVIYAPNHHLTYPYRFYRIGESTKKAFLARAFDDFAQKDLDTANKKIGRWSNIPGWLLVTQTINENEKTFLEDHATLSIAMYMMMLSFHKNGVGSKWSTASLFSGPAWYELCDIDPEKEIIRGVLWFGYPEKMPKPNEKPAYTDFVKVIP, encoded by the coding sequence ATGAGTCAGACAGAGAATTTCTCCTTAAACGATCTTATGAAAAACCGCCGCACCATTCATCACTATGAGCCGACTCCAGTGCCGGAAGAATTGATTGATGAAGCGCTGTCGCAGGTGATCTATGCGCCGAATCATCATCTCACCTATCCCTATCGTTTTTACCGCATTGGGGAGTCGACGAAAAAAGCCTTTTTAGCGCGAGCATTTGATGATTTTGCCCAAAAAGATCTGGATACCGCCAATAAAAAGATTGGCCGCTGGAGCAATATTCCCGGCTGGTTACTGGTAACGCAAACCATTAACGAGAATGAAAAAACGTTTTTAGAAGATCACGCGACGCTTTCGATTGCGATGTATATGATGATGCTGAGCTTTCATAAAAATGGCGTTGGCAGTAAATGGTCTACCGCGAGCCTCTTTTCAGGCCCAGCGTGGTATGAGCTTTGCGATATTGATCCTGAAAAAGAGATTATTCGCGGCGTTTTATGGTTTGGATATCCTGAAAAAATGCCAAAACCGAATGAAAAACCAGCCTATACCGATTTTGTTAAAGTGATTCCTTAA
- a CDS encoding dicarboxylate/amino acid:cation symporter, translated as MKKRKLGLLTRIIIAIALGGALGNFVPEWFVRIFATYNNVFGEFINFSVPLIIIAFIASGIAELGKGSQRLLGAATGIAYVSTLIAGFFAFFVASSLLPRVISQPTESFDAPGAGLATTFVDIGIEPMIGVMSALVFAFVIGIGIASLKSKVLQSGFNEFREIIQKLISKVIIPLLPFHIFGIFLNMTYAGEVARILSIFALVFVAIIVMHWIILVAQYSIAGMVSGRSPFALIKTMLPAYFTAVGTQSSAATIPVTLRQSIEAGASERVAGFTVPLFATIHLSGSMVTLVTCSVGVLLLNGMPVDFPIYAKFIFLLALTMVAAPGVPGGAVMAALGILASVLGFTDTMLALMMALYLAQDSFGTATNVTGDGALTLIVDKIGDKETSSEIDTAQNTGA; from the coding sequence ATGAAGAAACGAAAACTTGGATTATTAACGCGAATCATCATTGCGATCGCCTTAGGGGGCGCGCTTGGAAACTTCGTACCTGAATGGTTTGTGCGCATTTTCGCCACCTATAACAATGTCTTTGGCGAATTTATCAACTTCAGCGTTCCGTTAATTATTATTGCCTTTATCGCATCGGGAATTGCAGAGCTTGGTAAAGGCTCGCAAAGGCTCTTAGGTGCGGCAACGGGCATTGCCTATGTTTCGACCTTAATTGCAGGATTTTTCGCCTTTTTCGTGGCATCGAGCCTGCTTCCTCGCGTTATTTCACAACCGACCGAAAGCTTTGATGCGCCCGGCGCTGGATTAGCGACCACCTTCGTTGATATCGGCATTGAACCGATGATCGGCGTGATGAGTGCGCTTGTATTTGCCTTTGTAATCGGAATTGGAATCGCCTCGCTTAAAAGTAAAGTGCTTCAGAGTGGGTTTAACGAGTTCCGCGAAATCATCCAAAAATTGATCTCTAAAGTGATTATTCCGCTTCTTCCCTTCCATATTTTCGGGATCTTCCTCAACATGACCTACGCCGGCGAAGTGGCGCGCATTTTATCGATCTTTGCACTCGTATTTGTGGCCATTATCGTGATGCATTGGATCATTCTCGTCGCGCAATATTCAATCGCGGGAATGGTCTCAGGTCGTTCACCGTTTGCGCTGATTAAAACTATGCTTCCGGCTTATTTTACTGCCGTGGGTACACAATCTTCAGCAGCGACAATTCCGGTAACCCTGCGTCAATCGATTGAAGCAGGCGCGAGCGAGCGTGTTGCGGGCTTTACCGTTCCGCTTTTTGCAACGATCCATCTCTCAGGCAGTATGGTAACGCTTGTCACCTGTTCCGTCGGCGTTCTACTTCTTAATGGTATGCCCGTTGATTTCCCCATTTACGCGAAATTTATCTTCTTATTAGCCTTAACCATGGTGGCTGCCCCTGGCGTTCCCGGCGGCGCAGTGATGGCAGCTCTTGGTATTTTAGCGAGCGTCCTCGGCTTTACCGATACCATGCTTGCCCTCATGATGGCGCTCTACCTTGCTCAAGATAGCTTTGGGACCGCAACGAACGTCACAGGTGACGGTGCACTTACCCTTATCGTGGATAAAATTGGCGATAAAGAGACCTCAAGCGAGATCGACACCGCACAAAATACCGGCGCGTAA
- the ruvX gene encoding Holliday junction resolvase RuvX: protein MTEISLVLGFDYGEKNIGVASGNAITGTAQPVTILKSTHGEPDWSEVEALIKEYTPDAFILGIPFTKDGTETDHIKKIRKFGNRLHGRFGLPVFEVDESRSSMESEAFLKPSQRNKKGQLDAISAAIIIERWFSPF from the coding sequence ATGACAGAGATTTCTCTCGTCCTAGGCTTTGATTACGGCGAGAAAAATATTGGTGTTGCCTCAGGCAATGCGATTACTGGTACGGCGCAGCCCGTTACGATCTTAAAATCAACCCACGGCGAACCCGATTGGAGTGAGGTGGAAGCGTTGATCAAAGAGTATACGCCCGATGCGTTTATTCTCGGCATTCCCTTTACCAAAGATGGGACGGAAACCGATCACATCAAAAAGATTCGTAAATTTGGCAATCGCCTGCATGGCCGTTTTGGACTGCCGGTTTTTGAAGTGGATGAATCACGCTCTTCGATGGAGAGTGAAGCGTTTTTAAAACCCTCGCAGCGAAATAAAAAAGGCCAGCTCGATGCGATCTCGGCCGCCATTATTATCGAACGTTGGTTCTCGCCCTTTTAA
- a CDS encoding lysine exporter LysO family protein, with protein sequence MLTTLLWVLTPLFLGFALYIQNPPILKFVDKGLMILIYFILFIMGLNLSVMENLLAELTSIAGKTVLYIVMILGCNMAFFYIIDKYIPLRVKQTSNYKPSKLELVLNAGKLLGSIILGLILGVFVQRLGLLSHSMMKATADHTGQIALMILLFFVGIQLRSNGISLKAVFLNRYGIILSVALIISSFLGGILAALMSGADLIQGLAISSGFGWYSLSASVLQKGFGPTVGSIAFFSDLFREFFAFAVIPIMMRRYPLSAIGSGGATSLDFVLPVIQKSGGIRVVPIAISFGFIINIISPILLAFFASLGSTG encoded by the coding sequence ATGCTAACCACTTTGCTTTGGGTATTAACCCCGCTCTTTCTTGGCTTTGCGCTCTATATTCAAAACCCGCCCATCTTAAAATTTGTCGATAAGGGCTTGATGATTCTCATCTACTTTATCCTCTTTATTATGGGGCTCAATCTCTCGGTGATGGAAAATCTGCTAGCAGAACTCACCAGCATCGCCGGAAAAACGGTGCTCTATATTGTGATGATTCTTGGCTGTAATATGGCTTTTTTCTACATCATCGATAAATATATTCCGCTACGGGTTAAGCAAACTTCAAATTATAAACCCTCGAAACTTGAGCTCGTGTTAAACGCTGGAAAACTGCTTGGTTCCATTATTTTAGGCTTAATATTGGGCGTTTTTGTCCAACGTTTGGGCCTTTTAAGTCACAGCATGATGAAGGCAACGGCTGACCATACCGGGCAGATCGCATTGATGATTCTCCTCTTTTTCGTCGGGATTCAACTTCGCAGTAATGGGATCAGCCTTAAAGCGGTTTTCCTCAATCGCTATGGCATTATTTTAAGCGTCGCGCTCATTATCTCCTCATTTTTAGGAGGTATTTTAGCGGCGCTAATGAGCGGTGCTGATCTTATCCAAGGGCTTGCCATAAGCTCCGGCTTTGGCTGGTACTCTCTTTCCGCGAGTGTCCTGCAAAAAGGATTTGGCCCGACCGTCGGTAGTATCGCCTTTTTTAGCGACCTCTTTCGTGAATTTTTCGCCTTTGCGGTCATTCCCATTATGATGCGCCGATACCCCCTTTCAGCCATTGGCTCAGGTGGAGCAACCTCTCTAGATTTTGTGCTTCCCGTCATTCAAAAATCCGGCGGGATTCGCGTGGTGCCGATTGCCATTAGTTTTGGATTTATCATCAATATTATCTCGCCCATTCTGCTCGCATTTTTTGCAAGTTTAGGGAGTACAGGCTGA